A genomic window from Solanum dulcamara chromosome 11, daSolDulc1.2, whole genome shotgun sequence includes:
- the LOC129874084 gene encoding plant UBX domain-containing protein 1, producing MIVDSAQAIKRQKFTAVDPMELESAKAKLAAAKEKFGREIRVFETATASSAPPDVSCNVSEEPEDFYEFTPEDYYRLLGTKKEEKHLKTKKIREAEEAARRARITKAVIRLRFPDNYILEATFHPSETIQSLLDLLVKVIAHPELPFYIYTTPPKKQIKDVSQDFYSAGFIPGAVVYFSYDLPKGDDGAAASGSYLQEEVMSLQGLDSMIKKMEPGEPSRDESPTSNPPASVPDQKPAADKKKIKPKWLKL from the exons ATGATAGTTGATTCTGCACAAGCTATAAAGCGCCAGAAATTCACCGCCGTTGATCCAATGGAGTTGGAATCAGCTAAG GCGAAGCTTGCTGCTGCAAAAGAAAAGTTTGGACGTGAAATCCGTGTATTTGAAACAGCAACAGCTTCTTCAGCGCCTCCTGATGTTTCCTGCAATG TGTCAGAGGAGCCCGAAGACTTCTATGAGTTCACACCGGAGGATTATTATCGACTTTTGGGAACAAAAAAAGAAG AGAAGCACTTGAAGACAAAGAAAATTCGTGAGGCAGAAGAAGCTGCACGCAGAGCAAGGATAACTAAG GCTGTAATTAGATTACGGTTTCCGGATAATTATATATTGGAGGCCACATTTCATCCATCAGAGACGATCCAGAGTTTACTTGACCTTCTTGTAAAAGTGATTGCTCACCCTGAACTGCCTTTCTATATCT ATACTACTCCTCCTAAGAAGCAAATAAAAGATGTATCTCAGGATTTCTATTCTGCTGGATTTATTCCTGGTGCTGTTGTCTATTTCTCTTACGATCTACCCAAAG GTGATGATGGTGCTGCAGCATCAGGATCCTATCTTCAAGAAGAGGTCATGTCTTTGCAAGGATTGGATTCTATGATAAAGAAGATGGAGCCTGGTGAACCTAGCAGAGATGAATCTCCGACAAGCAACCCCCCTGCTTCGGTACCAGATCAAAAGCCTGCTGCTGataagaagaaaattaagccGAAGTGGTTGAAACTGTAA
- the LOC129872032 gene encoding glucose-6-phosphate 1-dehydrogenase, cytoplasmic isoform: MAASWCIEKRGSVRNDSFRDNDNLPETGCLSIIVLGASGDLAKKKTFPALFNLYRQGFLQSNEVHIFGYARTKISDGDLRNRIRGYLSQGRENEEEVSEFLQLIKYVSGSYDSGEGFSLLDKAISEHEISKNSTEGSSRRLFYFALPPSVYPSVCRMIKSYCMNKSDLGGWTRIVVEKPFGKDLASAEQLSSQIGELFDESQIYRIDHYLGKELVQNLLVLRFANRFFLPLWNRDNIDNIQIVFREDFGTEGRGGYFDEYGIIRDIIQNHLLQVLCLVAMEKPVSQKPEHIRDEKVKVLQSMLPIKDEEVVLGQYEGYKDDPTVPDNSNTPTFATMVLRIHNERWEGVPFIMKAGKALNSRKAEIRVQFKDVPGDIFRCQKQGRNEFVIRLQPKEAMYMKLTVKKPGLEMSTVQSELDLSYGHRYQGVAIPEAYERLILDTIRGDQQHFVRRDELKAAWEIFTPLLHRIDNGEVKPISYKPGSRGPAEADELLRNAGYVQTHGYIWIPPTL, encoded by the exons ATGGCGGCATCATGGTGCATTGAGAAAAGGGGTTCTGTTAGGAATGATTCATTTAGAGACAATGATAATTTACCTGAAACTGGGTGTCTTTCTATTATTGTTCTTGGTGCTTCTGGTGATCTTGCCAAGAAGAAAACTTTTCCTGCACTCTTCAACCTCTATCGGCAG GGATTTCTGCAATCCAATGAAGTTCACATTTTTGGTTATGCAAGGACAAAAATTTCTGATGGTGACTTGAGAAACCGTATCCGTGG GTATCTTTCTCAGGGTagagaaaatgaagaagaagtatCAGAGTTTCTGCAACTG ATTAAATACGTCAGTGGTTCTTATGATTCTGGGGAGGGCTTTTCGTTACTGGACAAGGCGATATCTGAGCACGAAATTTCAAAAAACAGCACAGAAGGATCATCCAGAAGACTCTTCTACTTTGCTCTTCCTCCGTCAGTATATCCTTCTGTTTGCAGAATGATAAAAAGTTATTGTATGAACAAAT CTGATCTTGGTGGTTGGACGCGCATTGTTGTTGAGAAGCCCTTTGGCAAGGATTTAGCTTCAGCTGAGCAACTAAGTTCCCAGATTGGAGAACTATTTGACGAGTCCCAAATTTATCGCATTGACCATTATTTGGGGAAGGAGTTGGTTCAGAATTTG TTGGTGCTGCGTTTTGCAAATCGCTTCTTTTTACCGCTCTGGAATCGTGACAACATTGATAATATACAG ATTGTCTTTAGAGAGGACTTTGGAACTGAAGGTCGTGGTGGATATTTTGATGAATATGG GATTATACGTGACATTATTCAGAACCATCTATTGCAG GTCCTTTGCCTTGTTGCCATGGAGAAGCCTGTTTCTCAGAAGCCCGAACACATCCGGGATGAGAAAGTTAAG GTTCTTCAATCAATGCTTCCCATTAAAGATGAAGAAGTTGTTCTTGGACAATATGAAGGCTATAAGGATGACCCAACGGTTCCTGACAACTCAAATACTCCTACTTTTGCAACTATGGTTTTACGCATACACAATGAAAGATGGGAAG GTGTTCCCTTTATAATGAAGGCTGGAAAAGCACTAAATTCAAGAAAGGCAGAAATACGAGTGCAGTTTAAGGATGTTCCTGGTGATATATTTAGAT GTCAAAAGCAGGGGAGAAACGAGTTTGTGATACGCCTCCAACCTAAAGAAGCCATGTACATGAAGCTTACA GTCAAGAAGCCTGGGCTTGAAATGTCAACCGTTCAAAGTGAATTAGACCTGTCATATGGGCATCGTTACCAAGGGGTTGCTATTCCAGAGGCTTATGAACGTCTGATTCTCGACAC AATAAGAGGGGATCAGCAACATTTTGTGCGCAGGGATGAGCTCAAG GCGGCTTGGGAGATTTTTACCCCTCTTTTGCATAGAATTGACAATGGAGAGGTGAAGCCAATTTCATACAAGCCAGGCAGCAGAGGCCCTGCTGAAGCAGATGAGTTGTTGCGAAATGCCGGTTACGTTCAAACTCACGGCTATATATGGATCCCTCCCACACTATAA